A window from Primulina huaijiensis isolate GDHJ02 chromosome 11, ASM1229523v2, whole genome shotgun sequence encodes these proteins:
- the LOC140987990 gene encoding phragmoplastin DRP1E-like has product MATMESLIGLVNRIQRACTSLGDYGGGDEAFSSIWDALPSVAVVGGQSSGKSSVLESIVGRDFLPRGSGIVTRRPLVLQLQQTEDAKQEYAEFGHLPQRRFTDFSLVRQEIRDETDRVTGKSKMISPVPIHLSIYSPHVVNLTLIDLPGLTKVAVEGQQESIVQDIENMVRSYVEKPNSIILAISPANQDIATSDAIKLAREVDPSGERTFGVLTKLDLMDKGTNAVDVLEGRSYRLQNPWVGVVNRSQADINKNVDMILARRKEREYFATSPDYGHLSSKMGSEYLAKLLSKHLESVIRARIPSITSLINKSIDELDAELDHLGRPVAVDAGAQLYTILELCRAFDRIFKEHLDGGRPGGDRVYGVFDNQLPAALRKLPFDRHLSLQNVKKIVSEADGYQPHLIAPEQGYRRLIEGSLNYFRGPAEASVDAVHFVLKELVRKSIGECQELKRFPSLQSAIAGASNEALERFREEGKKTVIRLVEMESSYLTVEFFRRLPQEIEKVGNPGGNPKENPRENSAAAPPPPIDRYGDGHFRRIGSNVSSYVHMVSETLRNSIPKAVVYCQVKEAKQNLLNHFYILIGKKEGKQLAELLDEDPALMEKRLQYAKRLELYKKARDEIDSVSWVR; this is encoded by the exons ATGGCGACGATGGAGAGTTTGATCGGGCTGGTGAACAGAATTCAAAGGGCATGCACCTCCCTCGGTGATTACGGAGGTGGTGACGAGGCCTTTTCCTCTATCTGGGATGCTCTACCTTCCGTCGCCGTTGTCGGTGGACAG AGTTCGGGAAAGTCATCCGTGTTGGAGAGTATCGTGGGGAGAGATTTTCTTCCTCGAGGCTCTG GCATTGTTACAAGGCGGCCGTTGGTACTGCAACTGCAACAAACTGAAGATGCAAAGCAGGAATATGCTGAGTTTGGGCATCTACCGCAAAGACGATTCACTGATTTCT CCTTGGTTCGCCAGGAGATTCGGGATGAAACTGACAGAGTCACAGGGAAGTCAAAGATGATTTCTCCTGTTCCTATTCACCTGAGCATCTACTCCCCCCATG TTGTCAATTTAACTCTGATTGATCTGCCTGGTTTGACTAAAGTTGCTGTTG AGGGGCAACAAGAAAGCATAGTCCAAGATATTGAAAATATGGTTCGCTCATATGTTGAGAAG CCCAACAGTATCATATTGGCAATATCTCCTGCGAACCAAGATATCGCAACCTCAGATGCCATTAAACTCGCAAGAGAAGTGGATCCATCCG GTGAACGCACATTTGGGGTGCTGACTAAGTTAGATCTGATGGATAAAGGAACTAATGCAGTGGAT GTTCTGGAAGGAAGATCATATCGTTTACAAAATCCATGGGTGGGTGTTGTGAATCGTTCGCAAGCAGATATTAACAAAAATGTTGATATGATTCTTGCTCGGCGGAAGGAACGTGAGTATTTCGCTACGAGTCCTGATTATGGACACTTGTCAAGTAAAATGGGCTCCGAGTATCTTGCAAAGCTTCTTTCGAAG catCTGGAATCTGTCATAAGGGCTAGAATACCAAGTATCACTTCACTGATCAACAAAAGCATTGATGAACTAGATGCTGAGCTGGACCACCTCGGAAGGCCTGTAGCTGTCGATGCAGGG GCTCAATTGTACACCATCTTAGAACTTTGCCGTGCTTTTGACCGAATTTTCAAGGAACATCTTGATGGAGG CCGACCAGGCGGCGATCGAGTTTATGGAGTTTTTGACAACCAACTGCCAGCTGCTTTGAGAAAGCTTCCATTTGATCGACATCTCTCATTGCAGAATGTAAAAAAGATTGTATCAGAAGCTGATGGTTATCAACCACACTTGATTGCCCCTGAACAAGGTTACCGACGACTTATTGAgggttcactaaattattttagGGGGCCAGCCGAAGCATCTGTGGATGCT GTTCACTTCGTTCTAAAGGAACTCGTGAGGAAGTCAATTGGGGAGTGTCAG GAATTAAAGCGTTTTCCATCTCTGCAATCAGCAATAGCTGGGGCATCAAATGAAGCTTTGGAACGATTTCGTGAGGAGGGCAAGAAAACAGTTATTAGATTGGTTGAAATGGAATCATCTTATCTGACTGTTGAATTCTTCCGGAGACTTCCCCAGGAAATTGAGAAAGTGGGAAACCCAGGGGGTAACCCAAAGGAGAATCCAAGGGAAAATTCAGCAGCTGCCCCACCCCCACCCATTGATCGTTATGGCGATGGACATTTCAGGAGGATAGGGTCAAATGTTTCATCTTATGTTCATATGGTGTCTGAGACTCTGAGGAACTCGATTCCGAAGGCCGTGGTTTACTGTCAAGTGAAGGAGGCGAAACAGAATTTGCTAAATCACTTTTACATTCTAATTGGGAAGAAAGAG GGAAAACAACTCGCGGAGTTGTTAGACGAAGATCCAGCATTGATGGAGAAGAGACTACAATATGCTAAAAGGCTTGAATTATACAAGAAAGCAAGGGATGAAATTGATTCTGTCTCATGGGTTCGATGA
- the LOC140987422 gene encoding phosphatidylinositol N-acetylglucosaminyltransferase subunit P-like: protein MEDPCSVNSPRRILSFSKNRRAHVPPPDSDDRSPTGFGVSGEHGPKLSEVYGFVGSITTVVATAIFIVWAYFPDHWLHSMGIYYYPNRYWALAVPTYLIVTIVLAIGFYIGLNFLATPPPTSLSSIFDEFSREPLDTILLQDDDGEYPIEPISDIDVNQINDIMFSNLNDNPDKDMVT, encoded by the exons ATGGAAGATCCTTGTTCAGTGAATAGCCCCCGGAGGATCCTAAGCTTCTCCAAAAACCGGAGAGCTCACGTACCTCCTCCGGATTCAGACGACCGGTCTCCCACCGGATTCGGTGTTTCCGGCGAACACGGACCTAAACTTTCAGAAGTCTATGGCTTTGTCGGATCCATCACCACGGTTGTCGCTACCG CCATTTTCATAGTGTGGGCCTATTTTCCGGACCATTGGTTACATTCCATGGGGATCTATTACTATCCAAACAG GTATTGGGCATTGGCTGTGCCGACATATCTTATTGTTACAATCGTACTGGCAATTGGATTTTATATTGGCCTCAATTTTTTGGCTACCCCTCCTCCTACGTCCTTGAGCTCAATTTTTG ATGAATTCAGTAGGGAACCGCTGGATACCATCCTTTTACAAGATGACGACGGAGAGTATCCCATTGAACCTATATCGGATATTGACGTCAACCAAATTAATGACATCATGTTTAGCAATCTGAACGATAACCCTGACAAGGATATGGTCACTTAA
- the LOC140987421 gene encoding haloacid dehalogenase-like hydrolase domain-containing protein Sgpp — MLPLLQQCSLHFKPSINPVLHSTPLFRNISINSRAFSPRMTSFSLRQSSLGSIAPLEAILFDIDGTLCDSDPLHHYAFREMLQEIGFNGGEPISKEFFIKNISGMHNEELCHVLLPNWEIERARKFMDDKEAIFRRLASEQLKPVTGLDKLCKWVEDHGLKRAAVTNAPRPNAELMISILGLGEFFQQLIIGSECERAKPFPDPYLKALQELGVSSAHAFIFEDSVSGVKAGVAAAMPVVGLATRNPEKLLSDAGASVVIKDFADSKLWTVLENLEKKTEAMKITT, encoded by the exons ATGTTGCCTCTTCTTCAGCAATGCTCCCTCCATTTTAAACCCAGCATCAATCCCGTCCTCCACTCAACCCCACTTTTTCGAAATATCTCGATCAATTCTCGAGCCTTTTCTCCTAGGATGACCTCATTCTCATTACG ACAATCTTCACTTGGTTCTATTGCTCCTTTGGAAGCTATACTATTCGATATAGATGGCACACTATGTGATTCTGATCCTCTCCACCACTACGCCTTCAGAGAAATGCTTCAAGAg ATAGGATTCAACGGGGGAGAGCCCATAAGCAAGGAATTCTTCATAAAGAATATTAGTGGCATGCATAATGAAGAACTCTGTCATGTTCTCTTACCAAATTGGGAAATTGAAAGAGCCCGGAAATTCATGGATGATAAGGAAGCAATATTTAGGAG ACTGGCATCGGAACAATTAAAACCCGTCACTGGTCTTGATAAGTTATGCAAATGGGTCGAAGATCACGGTTTAAAACGGGCTGCTGTTACCAATGCACCACGACCAAATGCTGAACTGATGATCTCTATACTAGGCTTAGGAGAATTTTTCCAGCAACTTATCATTGGTAGTGAGTGTGAACGAGCAAAACCTTTCCCAGACCCTTATTTAAAGGCTCTACAGGAACTTGGAGTATCTTCTGCCCACGCCTTTATCTTCGAG gaTTCTGTTTCCGGGGTAAAAGCTGGGGTGGCGGCTGCAATGCCTGTTGTAGGATTAGCTACGAGGAATCCTGAGAAGCTACTATCTGATGCCGGGGCAAGTGTCGTCATCAAGGATTTTGCAGACTCTAAATTGTGGACGGTTTTAGAAAATCTAGAAAAGAAAACCGAGGCAATGAAAATCACTACTTGA
- the LOC140987423 gene encoding nucleolar GTP-binding protein 1-like, which produces MHSSAIVGKINWVTLRAMPVVDLETHTLCLVGAPNVGKSSLVRLLSTAKPDVCIWTVYNYPFTTRGILMGHINSSFQNFQVTDTPGLLRRHDVEVEGA; this is translated from the exons ATGCATTCCTCTGCAATTGTTGGAAAAATTAATTGGGTG ACTTTGCGGGCAATGCCTGTAGTCGATTTGGAAACACACACTCTGTGTCTTGTTGGTGCACCTAATGTAGGAAAATCATCATTGGTACGTCTACTATCAACAGCAAAGCCTGACGTATGTATCTGGACG GTCTACAATTATCCATTCACAACCAGAGGAATTCTGATGGGGCACATCAACTCGAGCTTCCAGAATTTTCAG gtAACAGATACTCCTGGTCTATTAAGGAGACATGATG TTGAAGTGGAGGGTGCATGA